A genome region from Corynebacterium uberis includes the following:
- a CDS encoding YdcF family protein, producing the protein MTAATPRRAVLVLGSRVRRGNVDELLASRLRTALELIRREGPDAGPVVVSGAGEAPAMARWLRAHGVPAERIVIEPAARSTNENLENAHALLPEVTSWTVVSSRFHLWRTRAWAWHLGLAVTAVGAPTPPGQLPRLLLREGAALAHSAARMAFRRAVAVVRWRAGQRR; encoded by the coding sequence GTGACCGCAGCCACGCCACGCCGGGCGGTCCTGGTGCTCGGCTCGCGGGTGCGCCGCGGAAACGTCGATGAACTGCTTGCCTCGCGCCTGCGCACCGCGCTGGAGCTGATTCGCCGGGAAGGCCCGGATGCCGGCCCAGTGGTGGTCAGCGGGGCAGGGGAGGCCCCCGCCATGGCGCGGTGGCTGCGCGCCCACGGCGTGCCCGCTGAACGCATCGTCATTGAACCTGCGGCCCGGTCAACCAATGAGAACCTAGAAAACGCCCACGCCCTGCTGCCGGAAGTGACCTCCTGGACCGTGGTGAGCAGCCGCTTCCACCTGTGGCGCACGCGCGCCTGGGCCTGGCACCTGGGATTGGCGGTCACGGCCGTCGGCGCGCCCACGCCACCAGGCCAGCTGCCGCGGCTGCTGCTGCGCGAGGGCGCGGCGTTGGCCCACAGCGCGGCGCGCATGGCCTTTCGCCGGGCCGTGGCGGTGGTGCGCTGGCGGGCGGGGCAGCGCCGCTGA
- a CDS encoding WhiB family transcriptional regulator — MTFDDLFGAVEQEWQDQALCAQTDPEAFFPEKGGSTREAKRICQACAVRDECLEYALEHDERFGIWGGLSDRERRRLKRELG; from the coding sequence CTGACGTTTGATGATCTCTTCGGGGCCGTCGAACAGGAATGGCAAGACCAAGCCTTGTGCGCCCAAACGGATCCGGAAGCCTTCTTTCCGGAAAAGGGCGGTTCTACGCGCGAGGCAAAGCGCATCTGCCAGGCCTGTGCCGTGCGCGATGAGTGCTTAGAGTACGCCCTGGAACATGATGAACGCTTTGGCATTTGGGGCGGGCTGTCAGACCGTGAGCGGCGCCGCCTGAAGCGCGAGCTGGGCTAA
- a CDS encoding glycosyltransferase family 2 protein, whose amino-acid sequence MTTVNHPAPRPPLAVITVTYSPGAHLAALADSLAQATAQDTVLVLADNGSTDGSVEAAAYRGAVLLRTGGNLGYGRAINVAARWLDTPQAPQVDPDFLLVVNPDVALTPGSVDALLDCARRHPRAGAIGPRIQQPDGSAYPSARAIPRLSTGIGHAVLGQVWPGNPWTRRYRSGDGAAMARERTAGWLSGSCLLVRRQAFAEIGGFDERYFMYMEDVDFGDRLARAGWENVYCPESVITHDQGHVAGSHRGLTLPAHHASVYRFMADRLPGWPWAPVRLVLRAGLAARCRLQLGLDRVRASACETGSGPDS is encoded by the coding sequence GTGACAACCGTGAACCACCCTGCGCCCCGCCCGCCCCTGGCCGTGATCACCGTCACCTATTCGCCGGGGGCGCATCTTGCCGCCTTAGCTGACTCCTTAGCCCAGGCCACCGCCCAGGACACCGTGCTGGTCCTGGCGGACAACGGCTCGACCGACGGCTCGGTAGAGGCCGCCGCGTACCGCGGGGCCGTCCTGCTGCGCACCGGAGGCAACCTGGGCTACGGGCGGGCCATCAACGTCGCGGCGCGGTGGCTCGACACGCCCCAGGCCCCGCAGGTAGATCCGGACTTTCTGTTGGTGGTCAACCCGGATGTGGCGTTGACCCCGGGCAGCGTGGACGCGCTGCTCGACTGTGCCCGCCGGCATCCGCGTGCCGGGGCCATCGGCCCGCGCATCCAGCAGCCGGACGGCTCTGCGTACCCTTCCGCGCGGGCGATTCCGCGCCTGAGCACCGGGATTGGCCACGCGGTGTTAGGCCAGGTGTGGCCGGGGAACCCGTGGACGCGGCGCTATCGTTCCGGCGATGGCGCAGCCATGGCTCGTGAGCGTACGGCGGGCTGGCTTTCCGGCTCGTGCCTGCTGGTGCGGCGCCAGGCTTTCGCGGAGATCGGTGGCTTTGATGAGCGCTATTTCATGTACATGGAAGACGTTGACTTCGGCGATCGGTTGGCCCGGGCGGGGTGGGAAAATGTCTACTGCCCGGAGTCGGTGATTACCCATGATCAGGGCCATGTGGCGGGGTCGCATCGGGGGCTGACCCTGCCGGCCCACCACGCCAGTGTGTATCGCTTCATGGCCGATCGCCTGCCGGGCTGGCCCTGGGCGCCGGTGCGGCTGGTGCTGCGCGCAGGCCTGGCGGCCCGGTGCAGATTGCAACTTGGTCTCGATCGGGTGCGCGCCTCGGCGTGCGAGACTGGTTCCGGCCCGGACTCATGA
- the rfbD gene encoding dTDP-4-dehydrorhamnose reductase — MNTIVVTGAAGQLGRALALTAPSTCTVRWLRRADCDLSDPEQVRAHPAFAQADTVINAAAFTLVDAAESHPTAARRANALAPELLAQHCQRIGARLIHLSTDYVFGPHAPRRPLRPSDPVAPDSVYGATKLAGERAVLGTGATACVVRTAWVYSGFLLPDHRDFVTTMARLAREGSPAKVVDDQHGSPTYSVDLARALWQLAGQSWDSGIIHLAGGQEATWYQLARAVFAAVGADPGLVTPTNSAGYPTPAPRPPWSVLESARELPGWPAALPRALEARL, encoded by the coding sequence GTGAACACCATCGTCGTTACCGGAGCGGCAGGTCAGCTGGGCCGCGCTTTGGCGCTGACCGCGCCGTCTACCTGCACTGTCAGGTGGTTGCGCCGCGCCGATTGTGATCTCAGCGACCCCGAGCAGGTGCGCGCTCATCCGGCGTTCGCGCAGGCGGATACGGTTATCAATGCTGCTGCTTTCACGCTTGTCGACGCCGCCGAATCCCACCCCACAGCCGCCCGCCGCGCCAATGCGCTCGCCCCCGAACTGCTGGCGCAGCACTGCCAGCGCATCGGCGCCCGGCTGATCCACCTGTCCACCGACTACGTGTTTGGCCCGCACGCCCCCCGGCGCCCCCTGCGTCCTTCCGACCCGGTCGCCCCGGACAGCGTCTATGGCGCCACCAAATTGGCGGGGGAGCGGGCGGTGCTTGGTACCGGTGCGACCGCCTGCGTTGTGCGCACCGCCTGGGTCTACTCCGGGTTCCTGCTGCCGGACCACCGCGACTTTGTCACCACGATGGCCCGCTTGGCCCGCGAGGGGTCTCCCGCGAAGGTGGTTGACGACCAGCACGGCAGCCCCACCTACAGCGTTGACTTGGCGCGCGCGCTGTGGCAGCTGGCGGGGCAGTCCTGGGATTCCGGGATCATTCATCTTGCCGGCGGGCAGGAGGCCACGTGGTACCAGCTCGCCCGAGCGGTGTTTGCGGCCGTGGGTGCGGACCCCGGTCTGGTCACCCCCACGAACAGCGCCGGATACCCCACCCCGGCGCCCCGCCCGCCCTGGTCGGTGCTGGAATCGGCGCGCGAGCTGCCCGGTTGGCCAGCCGCCCTGCCCCGAGCACTGGAGGCTAGACTGTGA
- a CDS encoding TIGR03089 family protein: MQLLAELLRADPAGPRLTVYDESTDSRLDFSALTLDNWAAKVANMLYEELDLEPAATITIDLPAGWQAAVIALGALAAGIDYRFGPPDLSSPEVIFCSTDRIPEGTPPAGSYPDLVVVTADPFGRGVVETGGTLPEGAIDFGPTVRFYSDDFPGPTPGLADLVDGPLPQPGTRLLSTGWTDRDSFTRTVLGPLAAGGSAVIVAGVTDVARLDDIARAEKVTDRA, translated from the coding sequence ATGCAACTCCTCGCCGAACTGTTGAGAGCCGATCCCGCCGGACCGCGTCTGACCGTCTATGACGAGTCCACCGACTCCCGGCTCGACTTCTCCGCCCTCACACTGGACAATTGGGCGGCCAAAGTGGCCAACATGCTCTACGAGGAGCTGGATTTAGAACCCGCAGCCACCATCACCATCGACCTCCCCGCCGGCTGGCAGGCCGCGGTCATCGCCCTGGGCGCACTCGCGGCAGGAATTGACTACCGCTTCGGCCCTCCCGACCTGTCCAGCCCCGAGGTCATCTTCTGCAGCACCGACCGCATCCCCGAAGGCACGCCACCAGCCGGCTCCTACCCCGACCTCGTGGTGGTCACCGCAGACCCCTTCGGGCGCGGCGTCGTAGAAACAGGCGGCACCCTGCCCGAAGGGGCCATCGACTTTGGCCCCACCGTGCGCTTCTACTCCGATGACTTCCCCGGCCCCACCCCCGGCCTGGCGGACTTAGTCGACGGCCCCCTGCCGCAGCCCGGCACCCGGCTGCTGTCCACCGGGTGGACCGACCGCGACTCCTTCACCCGCACCGTCCTGGGGCCCCTGGCCGCCGGCGGGTCGGCGGTCATCGTGGCCGGGGTCACGGACGTGGCCCGCCTCGACGACATCGCCCGCGCCGAAAAGGTCACCGACCGGGCCTAG
- a CDS encoding biotin--[acetyl-CoA-carboxylase] ligase, whose product MDELNQAQVAAQLAGLYSQVTVVESCPSTNAALLADPGAAHGTALITDDQTAGHGRMGRAWSAPRGTQLSLSVCYRPPTSCVDRLGLLPLAAGVAITDVLDGAQLKWPNDVYMQGRKVCGILAEAADLATNPRVILGLGINVTMTRAQLPVPTATSLLLEGVDTTVAALAVPVLRALAHRYAQWESGSAEFMSAYRRRSCTVGNTVRVERPTETIVGVATGIGPTGELEVTQGTRTRSFSAGDVTHLRPAGPA is encoded by the coding sequence GTGGATGAGCTTAATCAGGCACAGGTGGCCGCGCAGCTAGCCGGGCTTTACAGCCAGGTAACGGTGGTGGAGTCGTGTCCTTCCACCAACGCGGCGCTGCTGGCCGACCCGGGTGCGGCGCACGGCACCGCCTTGATCACCGATGACCAGACCGCTGGGCACGGCCGGATGGGGCGGGCGTGGTCGGCCCCCCGGGGTACCCAGCTGAGCCTGTCGGTGTGCTACCGCCCGCCGACGTCGTGCGTTGACCGGCTGGGCCTGCTACCGCTTGCTGCCGGGGTGGCCATTACTGACGTGCTCGACGGCGCCCAGCTCAAGTGGCCCAATGACGTCTACATGCAGGGCCGCAAGGTGTGCGGGATCCTTGCCGAGGCCGCCGATCTGGCCACCAACCCGCGGGTGATTCTCGGGTTGGGCATCAACGTGACCATGACGCGCGCCCAGCTGCCCGTCCCCACCGCCACGTCGCTGCTGCTCGAAGGGGTGGACACGACCGTTGCCGCCCTCGCCGTTCCGGTGCTGCGCGCCCTGGCGCACCGCTACGCGCAGTGGGAATCCGGAAGCGCGGAGTTCATGTCCGCTTATCGACGCCGCAGCTGCACCGTGGGCAATACCGTGCGCGTCGAGCGGCCCACCGAAACCATCGTGGGGGTGGCTACCGGCATCGGGCCCACCGGCGAGCTTGAGGTCACCCAGGGCACCCGCACCCGCAGCTTCTCCGCAGGCGACGTCACCCACCTGCGGCCCGCCGGGCCTGCCTGA
- a CDS encoding sugar phosphate nucleotidyltransferase codes for MSHPQQTDAVILVGGKGTRLRPLTVTTPKPMLPTAGYPFLEHLLARIKAAGIEHVVLGTSFRAEVFEDYLGDGSRVGLDIEYVVEDSPLGTGGGIRNVYDKLRHDTVMVFNGDVLSGTDLTAVLDTHERTQADVTLHLVRVSDPSAFGCVPTDDEGRVQAFLEKTEDPPTDQINAGCYVFRREVIAGIPAGRPVSVERETFPNLLAEGARVYGHVDDAYWRDMGRPEDFVRGSSDLVRGIAPSPLLQGRTGENLVDESAGVRDGVILLGGTVVGRGSEIGAGCRLDDTVVFDGVTIEPGAVIQDSIIASGVTIGANARIRGCVIGAGANIGARCELRDGLRVWPGVTIPDGGIRFSTDA; via the coding sequence ATGTCACATCCCCAACAGACTGATGCCGTCATTCTTGTCGGCGGCAAAGGTACCCGGCTGCGTCCGCTGACGGTGACCACTCCCAAGCCCATGCTGCCCACTGCGGGGTACCCCTTCCTGGAGCACTTGCTGGCCCGCATCAAGGCCGCTGGGATTGAGCACGTGGTGTTGGGGACGTCCTTTAGGGCGGAGGTCTTTGAGGACTACCTGGGCGATGGGTCTCGGGTGGGCCTGGACATCGAATACGTGGTGGAGGACAGCCCGCTGGGCACCGGCGGGGGTATCCGCAACGTCTATGACAAGCTGCGCCATGACACGGTGATGGTGTTTAACGGCGACGTGCTGTCTGGGACGGATCTGACCGCGGTGCTGGATACCCATGAGCGCACGCAGGCGGACGTCACCTTGCATCTGGTGCGGGTGTCTGACCCGAGTGCCTTTGGCTGTGTGCCCACGGATGATGAGGGACGGGTGCAGGCCTTTTTGGAAAAGACCGAGGATCCGCCCACGGATCAGATCAACGCGGGCTGTTATGTGTTCCGCCGGGAGGTCATAGCTGGAATTCCCGCTGGGCGTCCGGTGTCTGTGGAACGGGAGACCTTTCCTAATCTGTTGGCTGAGGGCGCGCGCGTCTATGGGCATGTTGATGATGCGTATTGGCGGGACATGGGCCGGCCTGAGGACTTTGTTCGCGGCTCCTCTGATCTGGTGCGTGGAATTGCACCTTCTCCGCTATTGCAGGGGCGAACTGGGGAGAACTTGGTTGATGAATCCGCGGGCGTGCGTGATGGTGTGATCTTGCTTGGCGGCACCGTTGTGGGTCGCGGTAGTGAGATCGGTGCGGGGTGCCGCTTGGATGACACCGTGGTATTCGACGGCGTGACTATCGAACCAGGTGCGGTAATACAGGATTCGATTATCGCTTCTGGGGTGACCATTGGCGCCAATGCCCGTATTCGGGGATGCGTCATTGGAGCTGGGGCGAATATTGGTGCACGCTGTGAATTGCGTGATGGGTTACGGGTGTGGCCAGGGGTGACCATCCCGGACGGGGGTATCCGTTTTTCCACGGATGCGTAG
- a CDS encoding LCP family protein has protein sequence MNDMYRPVRDIQAPPTAAPTIRQAGPASVKTVLTVLSVLVLVVSALGYYSVGQLGSQIASAGNLQLGGGKGVKGHGADGAVDILLVGSDSRTDAQGNPLSEEELAALNAGVEDGALNTDTMMVVRVPNDGTSATAVSIPRDTYIHDANYGNLKINGVFSSYKNTKKEQLQEQGDTDTRRIERESNQAGRAGLIKAVTDLTGIEVDHYAEIGLLGFVLLTDAVGGVDVCLNQATSDEFSGANFHAGRQSLDGRQALAYVRQRHGLPRGDLDRVVRQQAFMASMVNKVLSAGTMANPSRLNEMRSAVERSVVLDDDLDVMSFATQLSNLAGGNVVFNTIPVTSIDGVGDYGESIVTVDRDEVHRYMRTLLGEDSTPTPDASNPDAQGDGDGDGGQPLNAVTVYNAGTIPGLAASVAQIVRSSGHPVGDVTNAPAGVYTYSQIVAANDTDPSVQRLSRDLGNLPITVDASQAPGTAIVVTADDYAGPQAAPEETHSPLPEDTVGQPGADFGEAEVAPEIDAGGNGPRCVN, from the coding sequence GTGAATGACATGTACCGCCCCGTGCGCGACATCCAGGCGCCGCCGACCGCAGCCCCGACCATCCGGCAGGCCGGACCGGCGTCCGTCAAGACCGTCCTGACCGTGCTGTCTGTGCTCGTGCTCGTGGTCTCCGCGCTGGGTTACTACTCCGTGGGCCAACTGGGCAGCCAAATCGCCTCCGCAGGCAACCTGCAACTCGGCGGCGGCAAAGGAGTCAAAGGCCACGGCGCCGACGGTGCCGTAGACATCCTGCTGGTGGGATCCGATTCGCGTACCGACGCCCAGGGCAACCCCTTGAGCGAAGAAGAACTCGCCGCCCTCAACGCCGGCGTGGAAGACGGGGCCCTCAACACCGACACGATGATGGTCGTCCGCGTGCCCAACGACGGCACCTCCGCCACCGCCGTGTCCATCCCCCGCGACACCTACATTCACGACGCCAACTACGGAAACCTCAAAATCAACGGCGTCTTCTCCTCCTACAAGAACACCAAAAAGGAACAACTCCAAGAACAAGGCGACACGGACACCCGGCGCATCGAACGCGAATCCAACCAGGCCGGGCGCGCCGGGCTGATCAAGGCCGTCACCGACCTGACCGGCATCGAGGTTGACCACTACGCCGAGATCGGCCTGCTCGGCTTCGTGCTGCTTACCGACGCCGTCGGCGGCGTCGATGTCTGCCTCAACCAGGCCACCAGCGACGAATTCTCCGGGGCCAACTTCCACGCCGGACGCCAATCCCTCGACGGGCGCCAAGCGCTGGCCTACGTCCGGCAACGCCACGGACTGCCCCGCGGCGACCTCGACCGCGTGGTGCGCCAGCAAGCGTTCATGGCCTCCATGGTCAACAAGGTGCTCTCCGCTGGGACAATGGCCAACCCCTCCCGCCTCAACGAGATGCGCTCCGCGGTGGAACGCTCCGTGGTCCTCGACGATGACCTGGACGTCATGAGCTTTGCCACCCAGCTGTCCAACCTGGCCGGCGGCAACGTGGTCTTCAATACCATCCCAGTGACCTCAATTGACGGCGTGGGCGACTACGGCGAATCCATCGTCACCGTCGACCGGGATGAAGTCCACCGTTACATGCGCACCCTGCTGGGCGAGGACTCCACCCCCACCCCGGACGCCTCCAACCCCGACGCGCAGGGCGACGGCGACGGCGACGGCGGCCAACCGCTCAACGCCGTCACCGTCTACAACGCCGGAACTATCCCGGGCCTGGCGGCCTCCGTCGCGCAGATCGTCCGCTCTTCCGGACACCCCGTCGGCGACGTCACCAACGCGCCCGCCGGCGTGTATACCTATAGCCAAATCGTGGCGGCCAACGACACTGATCCCAGCGTGCAACGCCTCTCCCGAGACCTTGGCAACCTGCCCATCACCGTCGACGCCTCCCAGGCCCCCGGCACCGCGATCGTAGTCACCGCCGATGACTACGCAGGCCCCCAGGCCGCCCCCGAAGAAACCCACTCCCCGCTTCCGGAAGACACCGTGGGCCAACCCGGCGCCGACTTCGGAGAAGCCGAGGTAGCCCCAGAGATCGACGCCGGCGGCAACGGGCCGCGGTGCGTGAACTAA
- the purE gene encoding 5-(carboxyamino)imidazole ribonucleotide mutase, which yields MQPLVGLIMGSDSDWDTVAPAAEVLAECGVPFEVGVVSAHRTPKRMLAYAESAHSRGLKVIIACAGGAAHLPGMVAAATPLPVIGIPRALKDLDGLDSLLSIVQMPGGVPVATVSIGGAKNAGLLAVRILGAADGALMDKMLAYQKQMAEAVADKDKALKDRLLGQ from the coding sequence ATGCAACCGCTCGTTGGCCTGATTATGGGCTCCGACTCTGACTGGGACACCGTGGCGCCCGCCGCCGAGGTGCTCGCCGAATGTGGCGTGCCCTTCGAAGTTGGGGTGGTCTCCGCCCACCGCACGCCGAAGCGCATGCTCGCCTACGCGGAGTCCGCGCACTCCCGCGGGCTGAAAGTCATCATCGCCTGCGCCGGCGGGGCCGCCCACCTGCCGGGCATGGTTGCGGCGGCGACGCCGCTGCCGGTCATCGGCATCCCGCGCGCCCTCAAGGACCTCGACGGCCTGGACTCGCTGCTGTCCATCGTGCAGATGCCCGGTGGCGTGCCGGTGGCCACCGTGTCCATCGGCGGGGCCAAGAACGCGGGGCTGTTGGCCGTGCGCATCCTGGGGGCCGCCGACGGCGCCCTGATGGATAAGATGCTCGCCTACCAGAAGCAGATGGCGGAGGCGGTAGCGGACAAGGATAAGGCGCTCAAGGATCGCCTGCTTGGCCAGTGA
- a CDS encoding aldehyde dehydrogenase family protein: MSTFHLTNPSTGQQEQAFERIADSQRDDILDRSTAAYHSWRTTTIEQRAAVLEATARIYEERADELASIIGREMGKRKPWALAEVQIVADIYRWYAQRAHELLAPTHLPAQDALHTWVRKDPIGPLLGIMPWNFPYYQVARWAAPNLLLGNSLVLKHASLCPLSSQACQDILEEAGLPADVFINVYASGEQMDAFVADPRIAGVSLTGSEAAGAAVAKTAGAHYKKCLLELGGNDPFIVLDADNLDWVLDRFVDIRMYNTGQACNAPKRLIVLESFYDRAVSALEEKIAALKVGAWDEEGADIGPLSSVEARDGIVERLAAAAKAGEATIRVGGKALDRPGAFMEPTLLSDVDKHADVGCNEIFGPVAVIYKVADAAEAVALANDSDYGLSSSVWSTDLDQAWEVASQLKDGMTFVNEASVTAAGLPFGGVGRSGYGRELAEWGVGEFVNEHLLRVSPQRPDQPAAGLSPA; encoded by the coding sequence ATGAGCACATTCCACCTCACTAACCCATCCACCGGCCAGCAAGAGCAGGCCTTCGAACGCATCGCCGATTCTCAGCGCGATGACATCCTTGACCGCTCCACCGCCGCCTACCACTCCTGGCGGACCACCACCATCGAGCAACGCGCCGCCGTCCTGGAGGCCACCGCCCGGATCTATGAAGAACGCGCAGACGAGCTGGCCAGCATCATCGGCCGTGAAATGGGCAAGCGGAAGCCCTGGGCGCTGGCAGAAGTCCAGATCGTGGCGGACATCTACCGCTGGTACGCACAGCGCGCCCATGAGCTGTTGGCGCCCACGCACCTGCCTGCCCAAGACGCGCTGCACACGTGGGTGCGCAAGGACCCAATCGGCCCGCTGCTGGGCATCATGCCCTGGAACTTCCCCTACTACCAGGTCGCGCGCTGGGCGGCCCCGAACCTCCTGTTGGGCAACTCGCTGGTGCTCAAGCACGCGTCCTTGTGCCCGTTGTCCTCGCAGGCCTGCCAGGACATCCTGGAGGAGGCCGGGCTGCCCGCGGACGTCTTCATCAACGTCTACGCCTCTGGCGAGCAGATGGACGCCTTTGTGGCGGATCCGCGCATCGCCGGGGTGTCGCTGACCGGTTCTGAGGCCGCGGGTGCGGCGGTGGCCAAGACGGCCGGCGCGCACTACAAGAAGTGCCTGCTGGAGCTGGGCGGGAACGATCCGTTCATCGTGCTCGACGCGGACAACCTGGACTGGGTGCTTGATCGCTTCGTGGACATCCGCATGTACAACACCGGCCAGGCGTGCAACGCGCCGAAGCGGCTCATCGTCTTGGAGTCCTTCTACGACCGCGCCGTGTCCGCCTTGGAGGAGAAGATCGCCGCGCTGAAGGTGGGCGCCTGGGACGAGGAGGGCGCCGACATCGGGCCGCTGTCCTCGGTGGAGGCCCGCGATGGCATCGTTGAGCGGCTTGCCGCCGCCGCGAAGGCCGGGGAGGCCACGATCCGCGTGGGCGGCAAGGCGCTGGATCGCCCGGGCGCATTCATGGAGCCGACGCTGCTCAGCGACGTCGATAAGCATGCCGATGTCGGCTGCAATGAGATCTTTGGTCCCGTGGCCGTGATCTACAAGGTTGCCGATGCCGCGGAGGCTGTCGCCCTGGCCAATGATTCGGACTACGGGCTGTCGAGCTCGGTGTGGTCCACGGACCTGGATCAGGCCTGGGAGGTAGCCTCCCAGCTCAAGGACGGCATGACCTTTGTCAATGAGGCCTCTGTGACCGCCGCAGGCCTGCCGTTCGGCGGGGTGGGGCGCTCCGGCTACGGCCGAGAACTGGCCGAGTGGGGCGTGGGCGAGTTTGTCAACGAACACCTGCTGCGGGTCAGCCCACAGCGCCCGGACCAGCCGGCGGCGGGCCTGTCCCCGGCCTAA
- a CDS encoding 5-(carboxyamino)imidazole ribonucleotide synthase: protein MDSAHAQPGSRAGDAHAPGMPVIAVIGDGQLARMMQTAAIELGQSIRLLAGAPDSAAAQVAADVIEGDYTQIDDLRRAAAGTTAVTFDHEHVPNEHLDTLIAEGINVQPTPQALLFAQDKLAQRTRLSELGCPVPDFAAIRSAQDARDFYQRVDGAVCLKACRGGYDGHGVWFPETQDECAALVDELLGKGVDLLAERKVAFDRELSAMVARTPSGQVAAWPVVESVQKNGVCAVAIAPAPDLPPEIDEHARSLAMTIAGQLEVTGVMAVELFETHDDSGNQRLWINELAMRPHNTGHWTQDGCVTSQFEQHLRAVADLPLGTTAPTAPATVMVNVLGAEQDPDLPMPDRMAAVWARFPHAHIHLYGKGYRPGRKLGHVNVTGTDAAVVRREAELAAHFLIHAVWADGYITPEDTLAPTI from the coding sequence ATGGACTCCGCGCACGCACAACCAGGTTCCCGGGCCGGGGATGCCCACGCCCCCGGCATGCCCGTCATCGCCGTCATCGGCGACGGGCAACTCGCCCGCATGATGCAGACTGCCGCCATCGAGCTGGGTCAATCGATCCGGCTGCTGGCTGGCGCGCCGGACTCCGCGGCGGCGCAGGTCGCCGCCGACGTCATTGAGGGGGACTATACCCAGATTGACGATCTGCGCCGGGCCGCTGCCGGGACCACCGCGGTGACCTTTGACCACGAGCACGTGCCCAACGAACACCTTGACACCCTCATCGCCGAGGGCATCAACGTTCAGCCCACCCCGCAGGCCCTGCTCTTCGCCCAGGACAAACTGGCCCAGCGCACCCGGCTGTCCGAACTGGGCTGTCCCGTCCCCGACTTCGCCGCCATCCGCAGCGCACAGGACGCCCGGGACTTCTACCAGCGCGTCGACGGGGCCGTGTGCCTGAAAGCCTGCCGCGGGGGCTACGACGGCCACGGGGTGTGGTTCCCGGAAACACAAGACGAGTGCGCGGCGCTGGTCGATGAGCTGCTGGGCAAGGGCGTCGACCTCCTGGCCGAGCGCAAGGTGGCCTTCGACCGCGAGCTGTCGGCCATGGTGGCGCGCACCCCCTCCGGGCAGGTGGCCGCCTGGCCGGTCGTGGAATCGGTGCAAAAAAACGGCGTGTGTGCCGTGGCCATCGCCCCGGCGCCTGACCTGCCCCCAGAAATCGACGAGCACGCTCGGAGCCTGGCCATGACCATCGCCGGTCAGCTCGAGGTCACCGGGGTCATGGCCGTGGAGCTTTTTGAAACCCACGATGACTCCGGCAACCAACGCCTGTGGATCAACGAGCTCGCCATGCGGCCCCACAACACCGGGCACTGGACCCAAGACGGGTGCGTGACCAGCCAATTCGAACAGCATCTGCGCGCGGTTGCGGATCTTCCACTCGGCACGACGGCCCCCACCGCCCCGGCGACCGTCATGGTCAACGTGCTCGGCGCGGAGCAGGACCCGGACCTGCCCATGCCCGACCGGATGGCCGCCGTCTGGGCTCGTTTCCCGCATGCGCACATCCACCTCTACGGCAAGGGCTATCGGCCGGGCCGCAAGCTCGGCCACGTCAACGTCACCGGCACGGACGCTGCCGTTGTCCGCCGGGAGGCGGAGCTGGCCGCGCACTTCCTCATCCACGCGGTGTGGGCGGACGGCTACATCACCCCCGAAGACACCCTCGCACCGACGATCTGA
- a CDS encoding metallopeptidase family protein, producing MSPTVPVRDRRGRGPRGPLTPASIPRARTRSALFDAAVLDAYAPLAERYHEQLAHLDLAVDTVPRMRMSADLAVLSEDVVADGPVPLGRLIPAAVDGAGRPTRARMVLFRMPISRRAADVESRRELLTTVLTALVAEYLNMDPRDVDPDFQW from the coding sequence ATGAGCCCTACCGTCCCCGTACGCGATCGGCGCGGGCGCGGGCCGCGTGGCCCACTGACCCCCGCCTCCATCCCCCGTGCGCGCACCCGCTCGGCGCTTTTCGACGCCGCCGTCCTCGACGCCTACGCCCCCCTCGCCGAGCGCTACCACGAGCAGCTCGCGCACCTCGACCTCGCGGTGGACACCGTACCCCGGATGCGCATGAGCGCGGACCTGGCGGTGTTAAGCGAAGACGTGGTTGCCGATGGGCCGGTGCCGCTCGGGCGCCTCATCCCCGCCGCCGTCGACGGCGCGGGGCGCCCCACCCGGGCACGCATGGTGTTGTTCCGCATGCCCATCTCCCGCCGGGCCGCGGATGTAGAGTCTCGCCGGGAGCTGTTGACCACCGTGCTGACCGCGCTGGTTGCGGAATACCTCAACATGGATCCGCGCGACGTGGACCCAGATTTTCAGTGGTAA